The Triplophysa rosa linkage group LG15, Trosa_1v2, whole genome shotgun sequence genome has a segment encoding these proteins:
- the igfbp3 gene encoding insulin-like growth factor-binding protein 3 produces the protein MTGLCALCLTALLAAFARLAENVSPVVRCEPCDDGALVLCKPLPRDCAESVREPGCGCCMTCALSEGQACGVYTGRCGTGLSCQQRPGESKPLQALLEGRGVCAKAPDKGPPQGHDNTDEEGEEHISNGTKATEAVQHTTGDTHGGLRTILEPKSSPLHPSKMVIIQKDQSKKTQSYKVEPVSSGVHTDIHNFSLESKRETEYGPCRREMESVLKSFKISNVLNPRGFRIPNCDQKGFYKKKQCQPSKGRRRGYCWCVDKYGQPLPGFDRKEKGHVHCYNLEKK, from the exons ATGACGGGACTCTGTGCGCTCTGCCTGACCGCCCTGCTCGCAGCATTCGCCCGGCTGGCTGAAAACGTCAGCCCCGTGGTCCGATGCGAGCCGTGCGACGACGGAGCGCTGGTGCTGTGTAAACCGCTGCCCCGGGACTGCGCCGAGAGCGTACGGGAGCCGGGTTGCGGATGCTGCATGACGTGCGCGCTCAGCGAGGGCCAGGCGTGCGGAGTGTACACGGGGCGCTGCGGTACCGGGTTGAGCTGTCAACAGCGACCGGGGGAAAGCAAACCGCTGCAGGCTCTGCTGGAGGGACGGGGCGTGTGCGCGAAAGCACCGGACAAAGGGCCACCTCAGGGACACG ATAACACTGATGAGGAAGGAGAGGAACATATCTCTAACGGAACCAAGGCGACAGAGGCGGTCCAGCACACCACCGGAGACACGCACGGAGGCCTAAGAACCATACTGGAGCCCAAAAGTTCTCCGCTGCACCCCAGTAAAATGGTGATCATCCAAAAAGATCAAAGCAAGAAAACCCAGAGCTATAAAGTGGAACCGGTTTCCAGTGGGGTGCATACAGATATTCACAACTTCAGCCTGGAGTCTAAGAGAGAAACTGAATAT GGCCCGTGTCGTCGGGAGATGGAGAGCGTTCTAAAGAGTTTTAAGATCTCAAATGTGCTGAACCCAAGAGGCTTCCGCATTCCAAACTGTGACCAAAAGGGATTCTACAAGAAAAAACAG TGTCAACCGTCCAAAGGCCGCAGAAGAGGTTACTGCTGGTGCGTCGACAAGTACGGACAGCCTTTACCCGGCTTTGACCGAAAGGAGAAAGGCCATGTCCACTGCTATAACCTGGAGAAGAAATGA
- the LOC130566092 gene encoding uncharacterized protein LOC130566092 yields MTHMRQELIRLLKTKCTLKNKRKIVLWMQERGLLRRHMLCRCSNLMHLRRLSRHDGYHWICRKHRDRAASVRKGTIFYRSRRSLQNHLEFIYRFSQGLRMRQVDLMEDGVASSSKTLSKMASVMRQVCCRAINKLRSRGKMRVGGRHSFVMLDESKFSHKRKYNRGRIGPAWRRSKKWVLGILEISQTTRRPVLKIVGGRSKNDLMPTIIRHVRRGTSIVTDEWRAYRRSLVEEGYDHHTVCHKRHFVHPNHKSSHTTSKVSMADI; encoded by the exons ATGACACATATGAGACAGGAGCTCATCAGATTGCTgaagacaaaatgtacattgaaAAACAAACGCAAAATTGTACTGTGGATGCAAGAAAGAGGACTCTTACGACGTCACATGCTATGCAGATGCAGTAATTTGATGCATCTGAGAAGGTTGTCTCGCCACGATGGATATCACTG GATCTGCAGGAAACATCGAGACCGTGCAGCCTCTGTCCGTAAAGGCACAATATTCTATAGATCACGCAGAAGCCTTCAGAACCACCTGGAGTTCATTTACAG GTTTTCACAAGGATTGCGGATGAGACAGGTAGACCTCATGGAAGATGGTGTTGCATCAAGCAGTAAGACGTTGTCAAAAATGGCTTCAGTCATGAGACAG GTCTGCTGCCGTGCTATCAACAAACTTCGCAGCAGAGGAAAAATGCGTGTGGGTGGTCGTCATTCCTTTGTAATGCTTGATGAAAGCAAGTTTTCACATAAAAGAAAG TATAATCGTGGAAGAATTGGACCAGCCTGGCGGAGAAGCAAGAAGTGGGTCCTGGGTATCCTGGAAATTAGCCAAACTACAAGAAGACCAGTCCTTAAGATTGTAGGAGGGCGCTCAAAAAATGACCTGATGCCCACAATAATCCGGCATGTCAGGAGAGGCACAAGCATTGTGACCGATGAATGGCGAGCCTACAGGAGATCTCTAGTAGAGGAAGGCTATGACCATCACACTGTGTgtcacaaaagacattttgtacATCCCAACCACAAGAGCTCACACACAACATCTAAAGTGAGCATGGCagacatttaa